One Gemmatimonadota bacterium genomic region harbors:
- a CDS encoding acyl-CoA dehydrogenase family protein: MDFSYSAEQETLRREIIKFAKERLNTGVIARDHHQEFPRDLWLACGEMGLQGLPVPEALGGAGMDPLSCTIALEAFGYGCRDNGLVFSVCAHLLSCVVPMWRFGTPEQQARYLPRLCNGTLIGIHAMTEPGSGSDSFGLKTRAVRDGDGWRINGSKTFISNAPVADVIIVFALTDPAKGFHGGVTAFLMERDTPGLTASKKIEKMGMRTSPFGELAFDDVFVPDTAILGTLGGGSAIFTHAMDWERILLFAAHVGQMERLLDLGVQYARTRQQGGKAIGKYQAVSHKLADLKVNLEASRLLLYRSATKLDRTRAVSLDAAMTKLFVSESLVKGAMDVLQVFAGYGYSVEYEIEREVRDAIGSRIYSGTSDIQRNIIASWLRL, from the coding sequence ATGGACTTTTCCTATTCCGCGGAGCAGGAGACCCTGCGCCGCGAGATCATCAAGTTCGCGAAGGAACGCCTGAACACGGGCGTGATCGCGCGTGACCACCACCAGGAGTTCCCCCGGGATCTCTGGCTCGCGTGCGGCGAGATGGGGCTCCAGGGCCTGCCCGTGCCGGAGGCGCTCGGCGGGGCGGGGATGGACCCCCTCTCCTGCACGATCGCGTTGGAGGCGTTTGGGTACGGCTGTCGGGACAACGGGCTGGTCTTCTCCGTCTGCGCCCACCTCCTGAGCTGCGTGGTGCCCATGTGGCGCTTCGGGACCCCCGAGCAACAGGCCCGCTACCTCCCGCGGCTGTGCAACGGGACCCTGATCGGCATCCACGCGATGACCGAGCCGGGGAGCGGGTCCGACTCCTTTGGCCTCAAGACGCGGGCCGTCCGCGATGGGGACGGCTGGCGCATCAACGGGTCGAAGACCTTCATCTCGAATGCCCCGGTGGCGGACGTGATCATCGTCTTCGCTCTCACCGATCCCGCCAAGGGGTTCCACGGGGGCGTGACGGCCTTCCTGATGGAGCGCGACACTCCGGGCCTCACGGCCTCGAAGAAGATCGAGAAGATGGGGATGCGCACGTCACCGTTTGGCGAGCTGGCCTTTGATGACGTTTTCGTTCCCGACACCGCCATCCTGGGCACGTTAGGCGGGGGCAGCGCCATCTTCACGCACGCTATGGACTGGGAACGGATTCTCCTGTTCGCGGCGCACGTGGGCCAGATGGAGCGATTGCTTGACCTCGGCGTGCAGTACGCACGCACGCGCCAGCAAGGTGGCAAGGCGATCGGCAAGTACCAGGCGGTGTCACACAAGCTGGCAGACCTCAAGGTGAACCTGGAAGCCTCGCGCCTGCTGCTGTACCGGTCGGCCACGAAGCTCGACCGGACGCGCGCGGTGTCGCTCGATGCCGCCATGACCAAGCTCTTCGTCAGCGAGTCGCTGGTGAAGGGGGCCATGGACGTGCTCCAGGTCTTCGCGGGGTACGGCTATTCCGTGGAGTACGAAATCGAGCGCGAGGTGCGTGACGCCATCGGGAGCCGCATCTACTCGGGCACGTCGGACATTCAACGCAACATCATCGCCTCATGGCTGCGCCTGTAA
- a CDS encoding acyl carrier protein codes for MDTIEQTVKSFILDSFLPGADPNQLEVDTPLITGGILDSLATVQLAVFLEQHFKVEIAAHETGTENLDSLALIGAFVRSKLGT; via the coding sequence ATGGACACCATCGAACAGACCGTCAAATCATTCATCCTGGACTCCTTCCTGCCGGGGGCCGATCCCAACCAGCTGGAGGTCGACACGCCGCTGATCACGGGCGGGATCCTGGATTCCCTCGCGACCGTCCAGTTGGCCGTGTTTCTGGAGCAGCATTTCAAGGTAGAGATCGCCGCGCACGAGACGGGGACGGAGAACCTGGACTCCCTGGCCCTGATCGGCGCGTTTGTGCGATCCAAGCTGGGGACGTAG
- a CDS encoding tryptophan 7-halogenase: protein MKMKTDVAIVGGGPGGCVMAMYLLEQGITPLVIEKETFPRYHIGESMTGEAGNLLRGLGLEDILVRNAHPRKQGVNVVARNGNGWWVPVMKRNEANQLEPAQTWQVRRSDFDRDLMAEAIRRGARWLPGRAAQVRRSADGTVTGLQVNGADGGTIEVESEVVVDASGQYTWLAHQGVTSPKNPGRYDKQIAIFSQVRDTIRGEGWDGSDRARHPDNTYIFYSGQYHWAWFIPLDDDAVSVGVVSPSSYFSAKGESREAFLRRELAELNPEMARRLKDLTLVEEARAIPNYSYHITEFTGKGWMCIGDTHRFIDPIFSFGLYVSMKEAQFAAPVIKRYLAGEGRDLPNPFVQHMQRMEGAIDHLQDLIDGFWGASTSFAYLVNNPRTRDQMIDLFAGRIYDVTPQTHPAILELRALAEKARQSGALWGEDRRGTGFVPAVASVAT, encoded by the coding sequence ATGAAGATGAAGACGGATGTTGCGATCGTGGGTGGCGGGCCGGGAGGCTGCGTCATGGCGATGTACCTGCTGGAGCAGGGGATCACGCCACTGGTCATCGAGAAGGAGACGTTCCCGCGATACCACATCGGGGAGTCCATGACCGGGGAGGCGGGCAATCTGCTTCGCGGCCTGGGGCTCGAGGACATCCTCGTACGGAACGCCCATCCACGAAAGCAGGGAGTGAACGTGGTGGCGCGCAACGGGAACGGCTGGTGGGTTCCCGTCATGAAGCGCAACGAGGCGAACCAGCTCGAGCCGGCCCAGACCTGGCAGGTCCGGCGTTCCGACTTTGACCGGGACCTCATGGCTGAGGCCATCCGGCGTGGCGCGCGCTGGCTGCCGGGTCGTGCGGCGCAGGTGCGTCGGTCGGCGGATGGGACGGTGACCGGCCTCCAGGTGAACGGCGCGGATGGCGGGACGATCGAGGTGGAGTCGGAGGTCGTCGTGGATGCGAGCGGCCAATACACCTGGTTGGCGCACCAGGGGGTGACGAGCCCCAAGAACCCTGGTCGCTACGACAAGCAGATCGCGATCTTCTCGCAGGTGCGTGATACGATTCGCGGCGAGGGGTGGGACGGATCCGACCGTGCTCGGCACCCGGACAACACCTACATCTTCTATTCCGGCCAGTATCACTGGGCGTGGTTCATTCCGCTTGATGACGATGCGGTGTCCGTGGGGGTGGTGTCGCCGTCTTCGTACTTCTCGGCGAAGGGCGAGAGCCGTGAGGCGTTCCTGCGGCGAGAACTCGCCGAACTCAATCCCGAGATGGCGCGTCGGCTGAAGGACCTGACCCTGGTCGAGGAGGCGCGGGCCATCCCAAACTACTCGTACCACATCACGGAGTTCACCGGGAAGGGGTGGATGTGCATCGGTGACACCCATCGGTTCATCGATCCGATCTTCTCGTTCGGGTTGTATGTCTCGATGAAGGAAGCGCAGTTCGCCGCCCCGGTGATCAAGCGCTACCTCGCGGGCGAGGGGCGGGACCTCCCCAACCCCTTCGTGCAGCACATGCAGCGGATGGAGGGGGCGATCGATCACCTGCAGGACCTGATCGACGGGTTCTGGGGGGCGTCGACGTCGTTTGCCTACCTCGTGAACAACCCGCGCACCCGTGACCAGATGATCGACCTGTTTGCGGGCCGCATCTACGACGTGACGCCGCAAACGCACCCGGCCATCCTTGAACTCCGGGCCCTGGCCGAGAAGGCGCGACAGAGCGGGGCGTTGTGGGGTGAGGACCGGCGGGGGACGGGATTCGTGCCGGCGGTGGCCTCGGTAGCAACATAG